One genomic window of Bradyrhizobium sp. B124 includes the following:
- the holA gene encoding DNA polymerase III subunit delta: protein MVALRGKEIDSFLARPDAGRPIILLYGPDLGLVRERADALMASAVDDPNDPFSLVRLDGDELAAEPSRLVDEAMTVPLFGGRRAIRVRAGSRNFASGVETLTETPALRDCRIVIEAGELRPESPLRKICERAKNAVAIGCYPDTERDLTKLIEDELRVSNLRLAQDARAVLMSLLGGDRMASRNELRKLALFAHGKGEITLDDVMTVVSDASELKLDPIVDGAFAGNAALVESEFTKAMVAGTYPGVIISAAQRQAAWLHKSALTIADGTPASAVLEGGFPRLHFSRKPAVEVALRNFTPPRLVAVIDQLATAALDMRKQAALAAVIAQRALLSIAANAKRRG, encoded by the coding sequence CTGACGCCGGTCGCCCGATCATCCTGCTTTACGGCCCGGACCTCGGCCTGGTGCGCGAGCGCGCCGACGCGCTGATGGCCTCCGCGGTCGACGATCCCAATGATCCGTTCTCGCTGGTGCGGCTCGATGGCGACGAGCTCGCCGCCGAACCATCGCGGCTGGTCGATGAGGCCATGACGGTGCCGCTGTTCGGCGGCCGCCGCGCCATCCGCGTCCGCGCCGGCTCGCGCAATTTCGCAAGCGGCGTCGAGACGCTGACCGAGACCCCAGCACTCAGGGATTGCCGCATCGTGATCGAGGCCGGCGAGCTCAGGCCGGAATCGCCGCTGCGCAAGATCTGCGAGCGCGCCAAGAACGCGGTGGCGATCGGCTGCTATCCCGACACCGAACGCGACCTGACCAAGCTGATCGAGGACGAGCTGCGCGTCTCCAACCTGCGGCTCGCGCAGGACGCGCGCGCGGTGCTGATGTCGCTGCTCGGCGGCGACCGCATGGCCTCGCGCAACGAGCTGCGCAAGCTCGCGTTGTTCGCGCATGGCAAGGGCGAGATCACGCTCGACGACGTGATGACCGTGGTCTCCGACGCCTCCGAGCTGAAGCTCGATCCGATCGTCGACGGCGCCTTCGCCGGCAACGCCGCGTTGGTCGAAAGCGAGTTCACCAAGGCAATGGTCGCCGGCACCTATCCCGGCGTGATCATCTCGGCCGCGCAGCGCCAGGCGGCGTGGCTGCATAAATCGGCGCTCACGATCGCGGACGGCACGCCGGCGTCAGCCGTGCTCGAAGGCGGATTTCCGCGCCTGCATTTCTCGCGCAAGCCGGCGGTCGAGGTCGCGCTGCGCAATTTCACGCCGCCGCGGCTGGTGGCCGTGATCGATCAGCTCGCGACCGCGGCGCTCGACATGCGCAAGCAGGCCGCGCTCGCCGCCGTGATCGCGCAGCGCGCGCTGCTCTCGATCGCGGCGAATGCGAAGCGACGGGGGTGA
- a CDS encoding ParB/RepB/Spo0J family partition protein, whose product MADEARSRLGRGLASLIGDVGGEAAAHVERPRTQRKVPIEFLKANPRNPRRSFADTELGELADSIKARGVIQPIVVRAIKGVQDRYEIIAGERRWRASQLAGLHEVPIVPVEVSDSDALEIMIIENVQREDLNAMEEALGYHALADEFKRSQEDIAKIVGKSRSHVANMMRLTKLPAEVQALISKGDLSAGHARALIGVPDPLTAAKRIVAEGLNVRQAEALAHEEGVPERKPQKPRSSAAAKVDKDADTLALEKRVSDALGLAVTVSHRDPGGTVQISYRNLEQLDEVVRRLEGG is encoded by the coding sequence CGCATGTCGAGCGGCCGCGCACGCAGCGCAAGGTGCCGATCGAATTCCTCAAGGCCAACCCGCGCAATCCGCGGCGCAGCTTCGCCGACACCGAGCTCGGCGAGCTTGCGGATTCGATCAAGGCGCGCGGCGTGATCCAGCCGATCGTGGTGCGCGCCATCAAGGGCGTGCAGGACCGCTACGAGATCATCGCCGGCGAGCGCCGCTGGCGCGCCTCGCAGCTCGCAGGCCTGCATGAAGTGCCGATCGTGCCGGTCGAGGTCTCTGATTCCGACGCGCTCGAGATAATGATCATCGAGAACGTCCAGCGCGAAGACCTCAACGCGATGGAAGAGGCGCTGGGCTATCACGCGCTCGCCGACGAGTTCAAACGCAGCCAGGAGGACATCGCCAAGATCGTCGGCAAGAGCCGCAGCCATGTCGCCAACATGATGCGGCTGACCAAGCTTCCCGCCGAGGTGCAGGCGCTGATCTCGAAGGGCGATCTCTCCGCCGGCCACGCCCGCGCGCTGATCGGCGTGCCCGATCCGCTCACCGCCGCGAAGCGCATCGTCGCCGAGGGCCTCAACGTGCGCCAGGCCGAGGCGCTGGCGCATGAGGAGGGCGTGCCGGAGCGCAAGCCGCAGAAGCCGCGGAGCAGCGCCGCGGCTAAGGTCGACAAGGACGCCGACACGCTGGCGCTGGAGAAGCGCGTCAGCGATGCGCTCGGCCTTGCCGTCACCGTCAGCCATCGCGATCCCGGCGGCACGGTCCAGATCAGCTACCGCAACCTCGAGCAGCTCGACGAGGTGGTGCGGCGGCTGGAAGGCGGTTAG